The Lepeophtheirus salmonis chromosome 1, UVic_Lsal_1.4, whole genome shotgun sequence genome has a segment encoding these proteins:
- the Stim gene encoding stromal interaction molecule homolog isoform X1: MPSITSVFLLLSCLFIVTWVSGGDLDKQFRTLLASTEDKEGLESIRMLHSHLDDDKDGSIEPAETGEFIRGGELRGEDYIKRQKLFHRSDVEITVLDLWQTWTTSTVHNWTVDQTIEWLLTSVDLPQYKTTFEYHSVNGSRIPQIAVNSSYLTKVLKITNPIHKSKLSLKAMDVVLFGPPKEPSSFFKDVIFTIIILLAGTGLFYAYHKNKKSQDQLKKMMEDMDKLGVAERDLLDLQSKLQQKDKVIKNIRSVSKELNQVSLETEEIKRMREEIEDLRNQLYAAETELEDKCWSAPPTLQLWLQISYEIESMGFSAKKKEAEKQLELAKDMCEKLKKKRSSFVGAFVSTHGHSINDIDKMILEARAGLLEVTKDLQERTSRWKQIEMLCGVSIVSNPGLNVIQKQVRTIGGRGRLTMNSRMSSRMSEEFLDDSDTHSVAPSMSSLASIRTPAVLPRTTFIRPPLSRESSKESATSSSVSGGSSDEKEMENFVKSSSSSSKEPGEVIPEEITTEPRLVQLSSIDSGIEKTPSIEDTTLPSSQQLIPQQLLSTSPSLVEVSLNKQSLHSSASTPANLSGAFDNTSLSASDSGSFSDLKANKKKKSFFNFRRARKIKKDIL; encoded by the exons ATGCCATCCATCACTTCAGTGTTCCTTCTGCTCTCATGCCTTTTTATCGTGACTTGGGTGAGTGGAGGGGACTTGGACAAACAGTTTCGAACGCTCCTGGCTTCCACAGAGGATAAAGAAGGTCTGGAGTCCATTCGAATGCTCCATTCCCATTTAGATGATGATAAAGACGGAAGCATCGAGCCTGCGGAAACTGGAGAATTCATTCGTGGAGGAGAGCTTCGTGGAGAGGATTATATCAAAAGGCAAAAGCTCTTTCATCGCTCAGACGTAGAAATCACGGTTTTGGATCTTTGGCAAACATGGACGACCTCCACTGTTCATAATTGGACTGTGGATCAAACTATAGAATGGCTTTTAACCTCAGTGGATCTTCCTCAGTATAAAACTACTTTTGAATATCATTCCGTCAACGGCTCTCGAATACCACAAATTGCCGTTAATTCCTCATATCTCACTAAAGTCCTCAAAATCACTAATCCTATTCACAAGTCCAAACTTTCACTCAAAG ctaTGGACGTTGTGCTATTTGGGCCTCCTAAAGAGCCAAGCTCTTTCTTCAAAGATgtcatatttacaattattattctcCTGGCTGGAACAGGTCTTTTCTATGCGTATCACAAAAATAAGAAGTCTCaggatcaattaaaaaaaatgatggaggACATGGATAAGCTCGGTGTGGCTGAGAGGGATCTCCTTGATCTTCAATCAAAACTTCAACAAAAagacaaagttataaaaaatatacgttCTGTGTCAAAGGAATTAAATCAAGTGTCATTAGAGACTGAGGAAATCAAGAGAATGCGTGAAGAAATAGAGGATCTTCGTAATCAGTTGTATGCTGCAGAGACAGAGTTGGAGGATAAATGCTGGTCTGCTCCTCCAACTCTTCAACTTTGGTTGCAAATTTCTTATGAGATTGAGTCAATGGGTTTTTCcgctaaaaaaaaagaggctgAGAAACAGTTAGAACTTGCTAAGGACATGTGTGAAAAGTTAAAGAAGAAAAGGTCCTCATTTGTGGGAGCCTTTGTCTCTACTCATGGACATTCCATTAACGATATTGACAAAATGATATTGGAGGCTCGTGCAGGACTTCTAGAAGTGACAAAAGACCTTCAGGAAAGGACAAGTCGCTGGAAGCAAATTGAAATGCTCTGTGGAGTCTCCATTGTCTCAAATCCAGGCTTGAATGTCATTCAAAAGCAAGTTCGAACTATAGGAGGAAGAGGTCGATTGACTATGAATTCTCGTATGTCTTCTCGTATGTCTGAGGAATTTTTAGATGATAGTGACACTCACTCTGTTGCACCTTCCATGTCCTCATTAGCTTCCATTCGTACACCTGCCGTATTACCACGTACTACTTTCATTCGACCACCGTTGTCACGAGAGTCTTCCAAGGAATCTGCTACCTCTTCTTCAGTAAGTGGAGGATCCTCCGATGAAAAAGAAATGGAGAACTTTGTCAAATCCTCATCTTCCTCTTCAAAGGAACCAGGGGAAGTTATACCGGAAGAAATTACAACAGAGCCCAGACTTGTACAATTGAGCTCAATTGATTCAGGGATTGAAAAAACTCCTTCTATTGAAGATACTACTCTACCTTCGTCACAACAATTAATACCACAACAGTTGTTATCCACATCGCCTTCACTTGTGGAGGTTAGTTTAAACAAGCAATCGCTTCATTCTTCAGCTTCTACTCCAGCTAATTTATCTGGTGCTTTTGATAATACCTCATTATCTGCATCAGACTCTGGCTCTTTTAGTGATTTAAAggcaaataaaaagaaaaaatctttttttaatttcagacgagcaagaaaaataaagaaagatatcCTTTGA
- the Stim gene encoding stromal interaction molecule homolog isoform X2, which produces MPSITSVFLLLSCLFIVTWVSGGDLDKQFRTLLASTEDKEGLESIRMLHSHLDDDKDGSIEPAETGEFIRGGELRGEDYIKRQKLFHRSDVEITVLDLWQTWTTSTVHNWTVDQTIEWLLTSVDLPQYKTTFEYHSVNGSRIPQIAVNSSYLTKVLKITNPIHKSKLSLKAMDVVLFGPPKEPSSFFKDVIFTIIILLAGTGLFYAYHKNKKSQDQLKKMMEDMDKLGVAERDLLDLQSKLQQKDKVIKNIRSVSKELNQVSLETEEIKRMREEIEDLRNQLYAAETELEDKCWSAPPTLQLWLQISYEIESMGFSAKKKEAEKQLELAKDMCEKLKKKRSSFVGAFVSTHGHSINDIDKMILEARAGLLEVTKDLQERTSRWKQIEMLCGVSIVSNPGLNVIQKQVRTIGGRGRLTMNSRMSSRMSEEFLDDSDTHSVAPSMSSLASIRTPAVLPRTTFIRPPLSRESSKESATSSSVSGGSSDEKEMENFVKSSSSSSKEPGEVIPEEITTEPRLVQLSSIDSGIEKTPSIEDTTLPSSQQLIPQQLLSTSPSLVETSKKNKERYPLM; this is translated from the exons ATGCCATCCATCACTTCAGTGTTCCTTCTGCTCTCATGCCTTTTTATCGTGACTTGGGTGAGTGGAGGGGACTTGGACAAACAGTTTCGAACGCTCCTGGCTTCCACAGAGGATAAAGAAGGTCTGGAGTCCATTCGAATGCTCCATTCCCATTTAGATGATGATAAAGACGGAAGCATCGAGCCTGCGGAAACTGGAGAATTCATTCGTGGAGGAGAGCTTCGTGGAGAGGATTATATCAAAAGGCAAAAGCTCTTTCATCGCTCAGACGTAGAAATCACGGTTTTGGATCTTTGGCAAACATGGACGACCTCCACTGTTCATAATTGGACTGTGGATCAAACTATAGAATGGCTTTTAACCTCAGTGGATCTTCCTCAGTATAAAACTACTTTTGAATATCATTCCGTCAACGGCTCTCGAATACCACAAATTGCCGTTAATTCCTCATATCTCACTAAAGTCCTCAAAATCACTAATCCTATTCACAAGTCCAAACTTTCACTCAAAG ctaTGGACGTTGTGCTATTTGGGCCTCCTAAAGAGCCAAGCTCTTTCTTCAAAGATgtcatatttacaattattattctcCTGGCTGGAACAGGTCTTTTCTATGCGTATCACAAAAATAAGAAGTCTCaggatcaattaaaaaaaatgatggaggACATGGATAAGCTCGGTGTGGCTGAGAGGGATCTCCTTGATCTTCAATCAAAACTTCAACAAAAagacaaagttataaaaaatatacgttCTGTGTCAAAGGAATTAAATCAAGTGTCATTAGAGACTGAGGAAATCAAGAGAATGCGTGAAGAAATAGAGGATCTTCGTAATCAGTTGTATGCTGCAGAGACAGAGTTGGAGGATAAATGCTGGTCTGCTCCTCCAACTCTTCAACTTTGGTTGCAAATTTCTTATGAGATTGAGTCAATGGGTTTTTCcgctaaaaaaaaagaggctgAGAAACAGTTAGAACTTGCTAAGGACATGTGTGAAAAGTTAAAGAAGAAAAGGTCCTCATTTGTGGGAGCCTTTGTCTCTACTCATGGACATTCCATTAACGATATTGACAAAATGATATTGGAGGCTCGTGCAGGACTTCTAGAAGTGACAAAAGACCTTCAGGAAAGGACAAGTCGCTGGAAGCAAATTGAAATGCTCTGTGGAGTCTCCATTGTCTCAAATCCAGGCTTGAATGTCATTCAAAAGCAAGTTCGAACTATAGGAGGAAGAGGTCGATTGACTATGAATTCTCGTATGTCTTCTCGTATGTCTGAGGAATTTTTAGATGATAGTGACACTCACTCTGTTGCACCTTCCATGTCCTCATTAGCTTCCATTCGTACACCTGCCGTATTACCACGTACTACTTTCATTCGACCACCGTTGTCACGAGAGTCTTCCAAGGAATCTGCTACCTCTTCTTCAGTAAGTGGAGGATCCTCCGATGAAAAAGAAATGGAGAACTTTGTCAAATCCTCATCTTCCTCTTCAAAGGAACCAGGGGAAGTTATACCGGAAGAAATTACAACAGAGCCCAGACTTGTACAATTGAGCTCAATTGATTCAGGGATTGAAAAAACTCCTTCTATTGAAGATACTACTCTACCTTCGTCACAACAATTAATACCACAACAGTTGTTATCCACATCGCCTTCACTTGTGGAG acgagcaagaaaaataaagaaagatatcCTTTGATGTGA